The Henckelia pumila isolate YLH828 chromosome 2, ASM3356847v2, whole genome shotgun sequence genome includes a window with the following:
- the LOC140881053 gene encoding pantothenate kinase 1, whose protein sequence is MEGVGIEERKQSLDQISHVALDIGGTLVKVVYFSNSSNCSSDHKNIGSSDDGIDTFSGKLNCHLSGTLHFLKFETSKICECVQFISSKLLHHSGARDVANQASHKTRIKATGGGAFKFTELFKDKLGIILDKVDEMSSLVAGANFLLKAVHHEAFTYTDGQKEYVKIDQEDLYPYLLVNIGSGVSMIKVESDSKFERVSGTSVGGGTFWGLGKLLTKCKSFDELIELSHRGNNRVIDMLVGDIYGGMDYSKIGLTSTAIASSFGKAVSKNKELEDYRAEDVARSLLRMISNNIGQIAYLNALRFGLKRIFFGGFFIRGHAYTMDTISVAVQYWSKGEAKALFLGHEGFLGALGSFLSYKGNGFVEVTYESQEQNSSSQNNLVCAGDGIKSSADNCVKHYGCIECRLEKRSENMHFL, encoded by the exons ATGGAGGGTGTTGGAATTGAAGAGAGAAAGCAGAGTTTGGATCAAATTTCGCATGTTGCCCTTGATATCGGAG GTACTCTCGTTAAGGTGGTGTACTTCTCAAACAGCAGTAATTGTTCCAGTGATCATAAAAATATTGGGTCTTCAGACGATGGAATAGACACATTCAGTGGAAAATTAAATTGCCATCTAAGTGGGACGCTtcattttttgaaatttgaaactAGCAAGATATGTGAATGCGTGCAATTTATTTCGTCCAAGCTCCTTCACCACTCCG GTGCTCGGGATGTTGCGAACCAGGCCAGTCACAAAACTAGGATCAAG GCTACCGGTGGTGGGGCATTCAAGTTTACTGAATTATTCAAAGATAAGCTTGGTATTATTTTGGATAAGGTCGATGAGATGAGTTCACTTGTTGCTGGAGCTAATTTTCTACTTAAG GCAGTACATCATGAAGCCTTTACATATACGGATGGTCAAAAGGAGTATGTAAAAATTGACCAAGAAGATTTGTATCCTTACCTTCTTGTTAATATTGGGTCTGGGGTGAGCATGATCAAG GTAGAAAGTGACAGCAAGTTTGAGCGAGTCAGTGGAACAAGTGTTGGTGGTGGTACATTTTGGGGCTTGGGAAAACTTTTGACTAAGTGCAAAAG TTTCGATGAATTGATAGAGTTGAGTCACCGGGGAAACAATAGAGTGATAGACATGCTTGTTGGAGACATATATGGTGGAATGGATTACTCGAAG ATTGGCCTCACATCAACAGCCATTGCTTCTAGCTTTGGTAAAGCAGTATCCAAGAACAAAGAGCTGGAAGATTATAGAGCTGAAGATGTAGCGAGGTCCCTCTTAAGAATGATCTCAAATAATATCGGACAG ATAGCTTACTTGAATGCTCTACGCTTTGGACTCAAACGGATATTTTTTGGAGGATTTTTCATTCGAGGTCATGCTTACACAATGGACACTATTTCTGTTGCGGTTCAATACTG GTCAAAAGGTGAAGCAAAAGCTTTATTTTTGGGTCACGAAGGGTTTCTTGGGGCGTTGGGATCATTTTTGAGCTACAAAGGGAATGGTTTTGTAGAAGTCACGTATGAATCACAGGAACAAAACTCATCGTCCCAGAATAATTTGGTCTGCGCTGGAGATGGGATCAAAAGCTCAGCAGATAATTGTGTGAAACATTATGGATGTATAGAATGTCGGTTGGAAAAACGAAGTGAAAATATGCATTTTCTGTGA
- the LOC140881849 gene encoding ABC transporter A family member 2-like encodes MEMLTGFPLLMQQTLALLKKNCILCLRHKKITFIQLFSSIIFMALMFGIKKINNYSEKHPVMDAVPDPKPVTDLSIPPCEDMFFIKVPCYDFVWSGGQSGRIDTIVSGIMANNPGRPIPFDKVKSFQTKEDLIEWLHQNPMLTCGALHFEEMNATVISYGTVTNSKTKKIGRQIEDPTFKYQMPLQLAASREIGRSLIGDPSFSWQVGFKEYAHPAYMATPSDRKGDDSAFNTFLGIFFLAAAVLAFVFQINYVVLEKELKHRQAMTVMGLFDTAYWSSWIVWNCFMTLISSLFTALFGLVLRWNLFLNSNFLIVLLLFFIFQFNLATFGLMITNFIRKSSSTTSVGLAMFLIGIMTSVGNSIIYSDHSKVWHRALWSLFPPNLFFGGLVILQSASKKNISWNQISACDVDHGEKFCYPLSYYLWRLIATFFLWIILMIYLDNVFPNYAGSRKSVLYFLKASYWTGKGEHKFTENVQTSNPGFVPFPDDESVIEEENSVKQQAREGILDPDVAVQFRALTKKYNAINEKICCFHFSCKTRKPFFAVEGLWMNIPKDQLFCLLGPNGAGKTTSISCLTGITTVSSGDALVYGQSIQSAAGLQNIRRMMGVCAQFDTLWDVLSAVEHLKLFASIKGLHKKSHESEAKKLLEQVKLTAAANVRSCSYSGGMKRRLSFAISLIGNPRLVILDEPTTGMDPVARRHIWNVIESAKQGRSIILTTHSMEEADVLSDRIGIMVKGRLRCIGNSTFLKSKFGTGFTAKVSFPKLNTASEEVDLNQENRNAVKDYFKQHLNVVPKEEEKYFLTFAIQSEKEELLHDFFDDLEQQERMFGILNTEIGLATLEEVFLNIVNNAETEIATTIESMHLVTFPSGDSVSVPVGAKHAKIPESETPQNPRGLMVEVYWQRNDRGNLCIAGLSPEMPVPDSFPTLPFSTANSSGNV; translated from the exons ATGGAAATGCTAACGGGATTCCCTTTGTTAATGCAACAGACTCTAGCGCTGTTGAAGAAAAATTGCATCCTTTGTTTAAGACACAAAAAAATCACCTTCATACAGCTTTTTTCATCCATTATTTTCATGGCTTTGATGTTTGgaatcaagaaaataaataattactCTGAGAAGCATCCAGTCATGGATGCTGTTCCTGATCCAAAGCCTGTTACTGATCTGTCCATTCCACCTTGTGAAGACATGTTCTTCATTAAAGTCCCATGTTACGATTTTGTTTGGAGCGGTGGTCAAAGCGGCAGGATCGATACCATTGTAAGTGGTATCATGGCAAACAATCCTGGTCGACCTATTCCATTTGATAAG GTTAAATCATTCCAAACCAAAGAAGACTTAATCGAATGGCTACACCAGAATCCGATGCTTACCTGTGGAGCTTTACATTTCGAGGAAATGAACGCCACTGTAATATCCTATGGCACTGTGACGAATTCAAAGACTAAGAAAATTGGAAGGCAAATTGAAGATCCAACATTCAAATACCAAATGCCTCTCCAACTTGCAGCGTCTCGTGAAATAGGAAGATCTTTGATAGGAG ATCCCAGTTTCAGTTGGCAAGTTGGCTTCAAGGAATATGCACATCCAGCTTATATGGCAACCCCTTCTGACAGGAAAGGAGATGATTCAGCATTTAATACATTTCTTGGGATCTTTTTCTTGGCAGCTGCTGTGTTGGCTTTTGTGTTTCAAATTAATTATGTTGTTTTGGAAAAAGAACTCAAACATCGCCag GCAATGACAGTAATGGGCCTTTTCGACACCGCCTATTGGTCATCGTGGATTGTTTGGAATTGTTTCATGACTCTCATTTCATCACTTTTCACGGCGCTCTTTGGGCTAGTTCTTCGATGGAATCTTTTCTTGAACAGCAACTTCTTGATTGTTCTGCTTCTTTTCTTCATCTTCCAGTTCAACTTG GCCACTTTTGGTTTAATGATCACAAATTTCATAAGGAAATCCTCCTCAACCACCTCAGTGGGATTGGCCATGTTTCTAATTGGAATTATGACTAGC GTAGGAAACAGCATCATATATTCTGATCATTCAAAAGTGTGGCATCGAGCTCTATGGTCTTTATTCCCTCCTAATCTCTTCTTTGGAGGACTGGTGATCCTACAGAGCGCATCAAAAAAAAACATCAGCTGGAACCAAATATCTGCATGTGATGTTGACCATGGTGAAAAGTTCTGTTATCCACTG AGCTACTACTTATGGCGTCTGATTGCTACCTTCTTCTTGTGGATCATTTTGATGATCTATCTTGACAATGTTTTCCCGAATTATGCTGGCTCAAGAAAATCAGTACTATACTTTCTGAAAGCTAGCTATTGGACTGGAAAAGGAGAACACAAGTTCACAG AAAATGTCCAAACTTCTAACCCCGGTTTTGTTCCATTTCCTGATGACGAGAGTGTCATTGAAGAGGAAAATTCTGTAAAACAACAGGCGAGAGAAGGAATTCTTGATCCTGACGTAGCTGTTCAGTTCCGAGCTCTAACCAAGAAATATAATGCGATTAATGAAAAAATCTGCTGTTTTCACTTCTCGTGTAAAACGAGGAAACCTTTCTTTGCTGTTGAG GGATTGTGGATGAATATCCCAAAGGATCAGTTATTCTGTCTGTTAGGTCCCAATGGGGCTGGCAAGACAACTTCCATTTCTTGCCTTACTGGAATCACCACTGTATCCAGTGGAGACG CATTGGTGTATGGACAATCTATTCAAAGTGCTGCTGGTTTGCAAAATATACGACGAATGATGGGAGTCTGTGCACAG TTCGACACGCTCTGGGATGTATTGTCTGCTGTTGAGCACCTTAAACTGTTTGCCAGTATCAAAGGTTTGCACAAAAAATCACACGAATCG GAAGCTAAAAAACTGCTGGAACAGGTGAAACTTACTGCTGCTGCCAATGTAAGATCCTGTAGCTACAGTGGGGGAATGAAACGTCGCCTTAGCTTTGCAATATCCCTGATAGGAAATCCAAGACTCGTGATTTTGGACGAACCA ACCACTGGAATGGACCCTGTAGCCCGTAGACATATTTGGAATGTAATTGAATCTGCAAAACAAGGCCGTTCAATCATTCTAACAACTCATTCTATGGAAGAAGCCGATGTGTTATCTGATAGAATTGGAATCATGGTTAAAGGAAGGCTTCGTTGCATTGGAAACTCGACATTTCTGAAGTCCAAATTTGGAACAGGTTTCACTGCCAAAGTAAgctttccaaaattaaatactgcATCTGAAGAGGTAGATCTTAACCAGGAGAATAGAAACGCTGTAAAAGATTATTTCAAACAG CATCTGAATGTGGTTCCAAAAGAGGAGGAAAAGTATTTCTTGACTTTCGCTATCCAGAGTGAGAAAGAGGAGCTGTTACAT GATTTCTTTGACGATCTTGAACAACAAGAGAGGATGTTTGGAATTTTGAACACTGAGATTGGCCTGGCTACACTTGAGGAAGTTTTCCTGAATATTGTAAACAATGCAGAGACGGAGATTGCTACAACTATTGAAAGCATGCATCTGGTGACTTTTCCCTCGGGAGACTCTGTTAGT GTGCCTGTGGGAGCTAAGCATGCTAAGATTCCGGAATCAGAAACACCACAAAACCCCAGAGGCTTGATGGTGGAGGTATACTGGCAACGAAATGATCGAGGCAATCTTTGCATTGCTGGTTTATCACCTGAAATGCCAGTGCCTGATTCTTTTCCAACTCTACCTTTTTCAACAGCCAATTCATCTGGAAATGTATAA
- the LOC140881850 gene encoding ABC transporter A family member 10-like isoform X1, protein MAGFWNQANALFWKNISYHKRHVRSNLRIILFPVIVFTVIAVAEHIYKAHYKPQMMNPERAFYFPNNTPPLLQVPYPDFRAVKSKNTEFEDLPDESCKKMESCPVTILVTGENRTLGEGVMKTIITSSYTRNVSDGLPDFAQGLFGTSVSPGVPFSDQKDKFYVQAQCSIDSVLPGHSPTDSIKCATAWSLWRMNYSDINHELYKGYLMSSEERKINEIMGAYDFRTSSAKNFDVTIAYNATYEGRDITSPLAVRVQRAENMVANGFLQFLLGPATRMILESVSVTPELNHYTDLSADDLELLVVFYTWMILQLLPVMVETLVYEKQQKLRIMMGMHGLGNGAYWFITYMYFLIVSSLYVCCYVVSGILTSRRIFTMNSLSLQCTFYFIYINLQISTSFLLAQLFKSVRSASVIGFLFVFGAGLAGATFFSDLVKDVSVNRTWIIALEIFPAFALYRGIKELSDYSNGAVNVGTFGIQWRHLKNSSSGMREVFIVMTVTWLLFLLIAYFVDKISSSTLTRMFRKRTVPPHSFTGRGPNVFVQMEKEDMTLEVEKVKRLQIEPNPNYSTICCDLKKVYPGKDGTPDKVAVKGAYLALPRGECFGILGPNGAGKTTFINMMIGLLKPTSGTAFIEGLNLQTQMNMIHSKMGVCPQADLLWDTLTAREHLLFYGRLKNLTGSTLTHAVNDALKRADLSEVRDKLSVKYSGGMKRRLSVAISLIGDPKVVYLDEPSSGLDPASRKKLWQVVRQAKTDKTIVLTTHSMEEAEQLCDRIGIFVDGNFQCLGSPDELKNRYGGFYILTMTTSARDVEEVEGMVKRLSPSARRSYRLSGTQKFEMPKREMKKSDIFGAVKYIKQRFPVQIWGVTETTMEDVFIKVAVDADSSIV, encoded by the exons ATGGCTGGGTTTTGGAATCAGGCCAATGCTTTGTTTTGGAAGAATATTTCATATCAT AAACGCCATGTGAGATCAAATTTGCGGATCATTTTGTTTCCCGTTATCGTATTTACCGTCATCGCGGTCGCTGAGCACATTTATAAGGCTCATTATAAACCACAAATGATGAACCCAGAGAGAGCATTTTACTTCCCAAACAATACCCCTCCCCTCTTGCAAGTGCCTTATCCTGATTTTCGTGCTGTGAaatccaaaaacacagaatTCGAAGACCTGCCGGATGAATCATGCAAAAAAATGGAGTCTTGTCCAGTGACAATACTGGTAACAGGAGAAAATAGAACTCTTGGAGAAG GTGTGATGAAGACAATCATCACGAGTTCATACACCCGAAATGTTTCTGATGGCTTGCCTGATTTTGCCCAAGGTCTTTTT GGGACTAGTGTGAGCCCTGGTGTTCCTTTCTCGGATCAGAAAGATAAATTCTACGTTCAAGCGCAGTGCTCCATTGATTCAGTACTCCCAGGACATAGTCCAACTGATA GTATAAAATGTGCTACAGCTTGGTCTTTGTGGCGGATGAACTATTCAGATATCAACCATGAGCTGTACAAAGGATACCTAATGAGCAGCGAAGAGCGAAAGATCAATGAGATCATGGGAG CATATGATTTTAGGACTTCTAGTGCAAAAAACTTCGATGTCACTATTGCATATAATGCAACATACGAGGGAAGAGATATCACAAGTCCACTTGCGGTGCGAGTTCAGAGAGCCGAAAACATG GTGGCCAATGGTTTTCTCCAGTTTTTGCTCGGTCCAGCCACACGTATGATATTAGAATCCGTATCAGTAACACCAGAGCTAAACCATTACACGGATCTAAGTGCAGATGACCTTGAACTTTTAGTAGTTTTCTATACATGGATGATCCTACAACTACTTCCA GTAATGGTGGAAACTTTGGTATATGAAAAGCAACAGAAGTTGAGAATAATGATGGGAATGCATGGCTTAGGCAATGGGGCTTACTGGTTTATTACGTACATGTATTTCCTCATCGTATCATCACTTTATGTGTGTTGTTACGTAGTATCCGGTATACTCACAA GTCGCCGGATCTTTACCATGAATTCATTATCTCTCCAATGCACGTTTTACTTCATCTATATCAACTTGCAAATTTCGACAAGTTTTTTACTTGCTCAACTCTTCAAAAGTGTGAGGTCTGCTTCAG TTATCGGATTTCTCTTTGTCTTCGGAGCTGGGCTTGCGGGAGCAACATTTTTCAGTGATTTGGTTAAGGATGTTTCCGTAAATA GAACCTGGATCATTGCTCTAGAGATATTTCCCGCATTTGCGTTGTATAGAGGAATTAAAGAGCTCAGTGATTATAGCAACGGAGCAGTTAATGTTGGGACTTTTGGGATTCAGTGGCGTCACTTGAAGAATAGCAGCAGCGGAATGAGAGAAGTATTTATTGTCATGACTGTAACCTGGCTGCTTTTCCTACTGATCGCCTATTTTGTTGATAAAATTTCATCATCCACCTTAACAAGAATGTTTCGAAAAAGAACCGTCCCACCTCACAGTTTCACAGGCCGAGGACCTAATGTTTTCGTGCAAATGGAGAAAGAAGATATGACACTGGAG GTGGAAAAGGTTAAAAGATTGCAAATTGAACCAAATCCAAACTACTCTACAATCTGCTGCGACCTCAAAAAGGTGTATCCTGGAAAAGATGGAACTCCAGATAAAGTTGCTGTCAAGGGAGCGTATCTTGCCTTACCTCGAGGAGAATGTTTCGGAATTCTTGGCCCCAATGGAGCTGGAAAGACTACATTTATAAATATG ATGATTGGTCTCTTGAAACCAACCTCTGGAACCGCATTCATTGAAGGATTGAATTTGCAGACTCAAATGAATATGATACACTCGAAAATGGGTGTATGCCCACAAGCCGA CTTGCTCTGGGATACCTTAACTGCAAGAGAGCACTTGCTCTTCTATGGCAGACTAAAAAATCTCACCGGTTCCACCTTAACGCAT GCTGTGAATGATGCATTGAAAAGAGCTGACTTGTCTGAAGTGAGAGATAAACTTTCTGTTAAATACAGCGGAGGAATGAAGAGGAGGCTCAGTGTTGCCATATCATTGATTGGGGATCCTAAA GTTGTATACTTAGATGAGCCGAGCTCTGGACTGGATCCAGCTTCAAGAAAGAAGCTGTGGCAAGTTGTGAGACAAGCAAAGACAGACAAGACAATTGTTTTGACAA CTCATTCAATGGAAGAAGCGGAGCAGCTTTGTGATCGGATAGGGATATTCGTGGACGGAAACTTCCAATGCTTAGGAAGCCCAGATGAG CTAAAGAACAGATATGGTGGATTCTATATACTAACAATGACTACGTCTGCACGGGACGTGGAGGAGGTGGAGGGCATGGTTAAGAGGCTTTCTCCAAGTGCAAGAAGAAGCTATCGTTTGTCGGGTACTCAGAAGTTTGAAATGCCGAAAAGGGAGATGAAGAAATCAGACATATTTGGAGCAGTCAAGTATATAAAGCAGAGGTTTCCAGTTCAGATATGGGGTGTGACCGAAACTACAATGGAAGACGTGTTTATAAAAGTGGCTGTGGATGCTGATTCTTCCATCGTTTAA
- the LOC140881850 gene encoding ABC transporter A family member 10-like isoform X2: protein MAGFWNQANALFWKNISYHKRHVRSNLRIILFPVIVFTVIAVAEHIYKAHYKPQMMNPERAFYFPNNTPPLLQVPYPDFRAVKSKNTEFEDLPDESCKKMESCPVTILVTGENRTLGEGVMKTIITSSYTRNVSDGLPDFAQGLFGTSVSPGVPFSDQKDKFYVQAQCSIDSVLPGHSPTDSIKCATAWSLWRMNYSDINHELYKGYLMSSEERKINEIMGAYDFRTSSAKNFDVTIAYNATYEGRDITSPLAVRVQRAENMVANGFLQFLLGPATRMILESVSVTPELNHYTDLSADDLELLVVFYTWMILQLLPVMVETLVYEKQQKLRIMMGMHGLGNGAYWFITYMYFLIVSSLYVCCYVVSGILTSRRIFTMNSLSLQCTFYFIYINLQISTSFLLAQLFKSVRSASVIGFLFVFGAGLAGATFFSDLVKDVSVNKIFPAFALYRGIKELSDYSNGAVNVGTFGIQWRHLKNSSSGMREVFIVMTVTWLLFLLIAYFVDKISSSTLTRMFRKRTVPPHSFTGRGPNVFVQMEKEDMTLEVEKVKRLQIEPNPNYSTICCDLKKVYPGKDGTPDKVAVKGAYLALPRGECFGILGPNGAGKTTFINMMIGLLKPTSGTAFIEGLNLQTQMNMIHSKMGVCPQADLLWDTLTAREHLLFYGRLKNLTGSTLTHAVNDALKRADLSEVRDKLSVKYSGGMKRRLSVAISLIGDPKVVYLDEPSSGLDPASRKKLWQVVRQAKTDKTIVLTTHSMEEAEQLCDRIGIFVDGNFQCLGSPDELKNRYGGFYILTMTTSARDVEEVEGMVKRLSPSARRSYRLSGTQKFEMPKREMKKSDIFGAVKYIKQRFPVQIWGVTETTMEDVFIKVAVDADSSIV, encoded by the exons ATGGCTGGGTTTTGGAATCAGGCCAATGCTTTGTTTTGGAAGAATATTTCATATCAT AAACGCCATGTGAGATCAAATTTGCGGATCATTTTGTTTCCCGTTATCGTATTTACCGTCATCGCGGTCGCTGAGCACATTTATAAGGCTCATTATAAACCACAAATGATGAACCCAGAGAGAGCATTTTACTTCCCAAACAATACCCCTCCCCTCTTGCAAGTGCCTTATCCTGATTTTCGTGCTGTGAaatccaaaaacacagaatTCGAAGACCTGCCGGATGAATCATGCAAAAAAATGGAGTCTTGTCCAGTGACAATACTGGTAACAGGAGAAAATAGAACTCTTGGAGAAG GTGTGATGAAGACAATCATCACGAGTTCATACACCCGAAATGTTTCTGATGGCTTGCCTGATTTTGCCCAAGGTCTTTTT GGGACTAGTGTGAGCCCTGGTGTTCCTTTCTCGGATCAGAAAGATAAATTCTACGTTCAAGCGCAGTGCTCCATTGATTCAGTACTCCCAGGACATAGTCCAACTGATA GTATAAAATGTGCTACAGCTTGGTCTTTGTGGCGGATGAACTATTCAGATATCAACCATGAGCTGTACAAAGGATACCTAATGAGCAGCGAAGAGCGAAAGATCAATGAGATCATGGGAG CATATGATTTTAGGACTTCTAGTGCAAAAAACTTCGATGTCACTATTGCATATAATGCAACATACGAGGGAAGAGATATCACAAGTCCACTTGCGGTGCGAGTTCAGAGAGCCGAAAACATG GTGGCCAATGGTTTTCTCCAGTTTTTGCTCGGTCCAGCCACACGTATGATATTAGAATCCGTATCAGTAACACCAGAGCTAAACCATTACACGGATCTAAGTGCAGATGACCTTGAACTTTTAGTAGTTTTCTATACATGGATGATCCTACAACTACTTCCA GTAATGGTGGAAACTTTGGTATATGAAAAGCAACAGAAGTTGAGAATAATGATGGGAATGCATGGCTTAGGCAATGGGGCTTACTGGTTTATTACGTACATGTATTTCCTCATCGTATCATCACTTTATGTGTGTTGTTACGTAGTATCCGGTATACTCACAA GTCGCCGGATCTTTACCATGAATTCATTATCTCTCCAATGCACGTTTTACTTCATCTATATCAACTTGCAAATTTCGACAAGTTTTTTACTTGCTCAACTCTTCAAAAGTGTGAGGTCTGCTTCAG TTATCGGATTTCTCTTTGTCTTCGGAGCTGGGCTTGCGGGAGCAACATTTTTCAGTGATTTGGTTAAGGATGTTTCCGTAAATA AGATATTTCCCGCATTTGCGTTGTATAGAGGAATTAAAGAGCTCAGTGATTATAGCAACGGAGCAGTTAATGTTGGGACTTTTGGGATTCAGTGGCGTCACTTGAAGAATAGCAGCAGCGGAATGAGAGAAGTATTTATTGTCATGACTGTAACCTGGCTGCTTTTCCTACTGATCGCCTATTTTGTTGATAAAATTTCATCATCCACCTTAACAAGAATGTTTCGAAAAAGAACCGTCCCACCTCACAGTTTCACAGGCCGAGGACCTAATGTTTTCGTGCAAATGGAGAAAGAAGATATGACACTGGAG GTGGAAAAGGTTAAAAGATTGCAAATTGAACCAAATCCAAACTACTCTACAATCTGCTGCGACCTCAAAAAGGTGTATCCTGGAAAAGATGGAACTCCAGATAAAGTTGCTGTCAAGGGAGCGTATCTTGCCTTACCTCGAGGAGAATGTTTCGGAATTCTTGGCCCCAATGGAGCTGGAAAGACTACATTTATAAATATG ATGATTGGTCTCTTGAAACCAACCTCTGGAACCGCATTCATTGAAGGATTGAATTTGCAGACTCAAATGAATATGATACACTCGAAAATGGGTGTATGCCCACAAGCCGA CTTGCTCTGGGATACCTTAACTGCAAGAGAGCACTTGCTCTTCTATGGCAGACTAAAAAATCTCACCGGTTCCACCTTAACGCAT GCTGTGAATGATGCATTGAAAAGAGCTGACTTGTCTGAAGTGAGAGATAAACTTTCTGTTAAATACAGCGGAGGAATGAAGAGGAGGCTCAGTGTTGCCATATCATTGATTGGGGATCCTAAA GTTGTATACTTAGATGAGCCGAGCTCTGGACTGGATCCAGCTTCAAGAAAGAAGCTGTGGCAAGTTGTGAGACAAGCAAAGACAGACAAGACAATTGTTTTGACAA CTCATTCAATGGAAGAAGCGGAGCAGCTTTGTGATCGGATAGGGATATTCGTGGACGGAAACTTCCAATGCTTAGGAAGCCCAGATGAG CTAAAGAACAGATATGGTGGATTCTATATACTAACAATGACTACGTCTGCACGGGACGTGGAGGAGGTGGAGGGCATGGTTAAGAGGCTTTCTCCAAGTGCAAGAAGAAGCTATCGTTTGTCGGGTACTCAGAAGTTTGAAATGCCGAAAAGGGAGATGAAGAAATCAGACATATTTGGAGCAGTCAAGTATATAAAGCAGAGGTTTCCAGTTCAGATATGGGGTGTGACCGAAACTACAATGGAAGACGTGTTTATAAAAGTGGCTGTGGATGCTGATTCTTCCATCGTTTAA